From the genome of Candidatus Hydrogenedentota bacterium:
GTTCATTTCCGGCTCCTGGGACAGGATGCGTTTTACCACAGGACCGAACAACCACATGTTGGCGAACACGGCGCGCCGGGCAAGCGGCATATAAGGCCCCACGCGATCGAAAAAAGGCTCCGCGAATATCAGATCCGCCGGAAACGGGTTGTTTTCGATGCGCGTGATGGCCTTGGCGAGAATGCCCAGCGTCGTGTGGCGCGGCGGGGTGGAGGAGTGGCCGCCCTTGCCTTCGACGCAAAGTTGAAGGCTCGCGTATCCCTTTTCGGCAATGCCGATGGCGGCAACGGGGCATGCCACGCCGGGCACGATGCCGTCGAGGATCATGCCGCCCTCGTCAAGAACCGACTCCAGCGAGACGTTCCGCGACTTCAACAATTCCGCAATCTTCGGCGCGCCGGTCGCACCACCCAATTCCTCATCGTGCCCAAATGCGAAATAGATCGTCCGCGCCGGCTTGAATCCATCCGTGATAAGCATCTCGGCGGCTTCCAGAATGCCCATCAGGCTGCCCTTGTCGTCGAGTGTGCCGCGTCCCCAGACATATCCGTCCGCGATGATTCCGCCGAAGGGCGGATGCGTCCATTGTCCGATCGTGTCGGCATCGGCCGGCACCACGTCCTGATGCGCCAGGAGCAAAATGGGCTTGAGGGCCGGATTCGCGCCCTGCCATGTGTACAAGAGACTAAAGTCGCTCACCGGTTCTCGCGCGAGCGTCGCATGCACGTTCGGAAACGTCGTTTCGAGAAACGCATGGAATGCGCGAAAAGTCTCCGCGTCGAATTCCGCG
Proteins encoded in this window:
- a CDS encoding M20 family peptidase, with amino-acid sequence MKKILLAILVLVAVLGGIVAVRTVRFAPQAPPSVVPVTITVDDAAAARHLAEAVRFKTISTQNPAEFDAETFRAFHAFLETTFPNVHATLAREPVSDFSLLYTWQGANPALKPILLLAHQDVVPADADTIGQWTHPPFGGIIADGYVWGRGTLDDKGSLMGILEAAEMLITDGFKPARTIYFAFGHDEELGGATGAPKIAELLKSRNVSLESVLDEGGMILDGIVPGVACPVAAIGIAEKGYASLQLCVEGKGGHSSTPPRHTTLGILAKAITRIENNPFPADLIFAEPFFDRVGPYMPLARRAVFANMWLFGPVVKRILSQEPEMNAGIRTTAAVTMASAGVKENVLPSRATAVVNYRILAGDSVETVTTFARALINDDRVAITPIGKPREPSPVSDTNSAAYRRIEQTLREVRGGKEIVVTPYLTLGGTDSRYFCGLSENVYRFLAISADAQGLKSMHGVNERVAVADYADLIRFYAHYLKKSQE